From Melitaea cinxia chromosome 16, ilMelCinx1.1, whole genome shotgun sequence, a single genomic window includes:
- the LOC123661195 gene encoding uncharacterized protein LOC123661195 yields MANKCNSCGKFTSSADGAKCKKCSLTFHRGCLSNSSPGNTAAPKWLCKGCKSNDGCADAFLDDNSVSSIEAMTKAIELLRNELSACTKEMCSFRQEIGSIRSSLVEFNSRIDAFDERLSRLEREKEILDTNENTIAQLRADINERDQELLLNDIEITGITELDGENLTHVVNLVGNKIGVNIDERDIVSVQRAGPRRTSATSTRPRTRAICVRLARRSVRDEILRAARVRRGADSAGFNIDAQPRRFYVNERLTRTNRQLFYAARAKAKEAGWRYVWTRNGRIFARRDAGLNNIRHRIGSINDIEKVFCV; encoded by the coding sequence ATGGCCAATAAATGTAACAGCTGTGGTAAGTTCACCTCCTCAGCAGATGGCGCTAAGTGCAAGAAATGCTCCCTTACTTTCCATCGTGGGTGTTTATCGAACTCGAGCCCTGGCAATACAGCTGCACCTAAATGGTTATGCAAAGGCTGTAAAAGCAACGACGGGTGTGCAGATGCTTTTTTAGATGATAATAGTGTTAGTAGTATCGAAGCTATGACAAAAGCAATTGAACTCCTACGCAATGAGCTATCGGCTTGCACAAAGGAGATGTGTTCGTTTAGGCAGGAAATTGGCTCCATTAGATCAAGTTTGGTTGAGTTTAACAGTCGCATAGACGCATTTGATGAACGTTTGTCTAGGTTAGAAAGGGAAAAAGAGATCCTAGACACTAATGAAAACACCATAGCCCAGCTTAGAGCGGATATTAATGAGCGAGATCAGGAGCTGTTGCTAAATGATATAGAGATCACCGGTATAACGGAGCTGGACGGCGAAAATCTTACGCATGTAGTCAACCTGGTTGGTAATAAAATAGGGGTAAACATCGATGAACGCGATATAGTGAGTGTGCAGCGCGCCGGTCCCCGCCGAACTTCAGCTACATCGACTCGGCCTCGAACCCGCGCCATTTGTGTGCGTCTGGCCCGACGTTCTGTCCGCGACGAGATACTGCGCGCGGCGCGCGTGAGACGGGGTGCGGACTCGGCCGGCTTTAACATTGATGCACAGCCACGACGATTTTACGTCAACGAGCGTCTCACTCGCACTAACCGTCAATTATTTTACGCTGCTCGCGCGAAAGCTAAGGAAGCGGGTTGGCGGTACGTGTGGACGCGAAATGGGCGCATATTCGCGCGCCGAGATGctggtttaaataatattagacaTCGTATTGGATCTATCAATGACATTGAAAAGGTTTTTTGTGTATAG